In a single window of the Euwallacea fornicatus isolate EFF26 chromosome 5, ASM4011564v1, whole genome shotgun sequence genome:
- the LOC136339410 gene encoding dehydrodolichyl diphosphate synthase complex subunit Nus1-like: MTSASLYRTLYVLVHALFSVYRWLVNAVQEIGGVFVDICHEFGPSTSSIYQENETGLISKIPKHITILLGNEQPSFKDMANIISWCMGNQILFLSFYDHKGILKKNQDKLEETITKALPPNNHVIWHNSPNSIYKNGFIGQKIHVKLLSRESGKQALAQVTRNLCKSTINHSDISIESLGKALQKDFEFPDPDLAISFGEYLNLQGYPPWQIRVTEFLSIKSHRQLRYRTFLEQLYVYGKCEQRFGK; encoded by the exons ATGACTAGTGCTTCGCTATACAGGACGTTGTACGTCCTCGTACACGCGCTATTTTCAGTTTACAGGTGGTTAGTTAATGCAGTCCAAGAAATAGGCGGTGTTTTCGTTGATATTTGTCACGAGTTTGGGCCTTCTACCAGCAGTATATACCAAGAAAATGAGACAGGTCTTATAAGCAAAATTCCGAAACATATCACAATACTACTGGGAAATGAGCAACCTTCCTTTAAAGATATGGCAAACATCATTTCATGGTGTATGGGGAATCAAATCCTTTTCCTTAGTTTCTATGACCATAAAG gaattttaaaaaagaaccaAGACAAACTTGAAGAGACTATCACCAAGGCACTGCCACCTAACAATCATGTCATTTGGCACAACAGCccaaattcaatttataaaaatggtttCATAGGTCAAAAAATTCATGTAAAACTTCTGTCCAGGGAGAGTGGAAAACAGGCACTTGCACAAGTTACCAGAAACCTTTGCAAATCTACAATTAATCATAGTGATATTTCAATTGAAAGTCTAGGTAAAGCATTACAAAAAGACTTTGAATTTCCTGATCCAGATTTAGCTATAAGTTTTGGGGAGTATTTAAACCTTCAAGGGTATCCTCCATGGCAGATAAGAGTAACAGAGTTTTTAAGTATAAAATCACATCGTCAGTTAAGATATAGAACTTTTTTAGAACAATTATATGTTTATGGGAAGTGTGAGCAAAGGTTTGGTAAATAA
- the RpL18A gene encoding large ribosomal subunit protein eL20, with product MKAKGELKEYEVIGRKLPTEKEKTTPLYKMRIFAPDPIVAKSRFWYFLRQLKKFKKSTGEIVSVKPISEKSPTKIKNFGIWLRYDSRSGTHNMYREYRDLSVSGAVTQCYRDMGARHRARAHAIQIIKVEQVKAADTRRPQVKQFHDSKIRFPLPKRIQHKSMNLFSVRKPRTYFL from the exons ATGAAAGCCAAAGGAGAg TTGAAAGAATATGAAGTTATTGGGCGAAAATTGCCCACCGAAAAGGAGAAGACGACCCCCCTATACAAAATGAGGATCTTCGCTCCTGATCCAATTGTCGCCAAATCACGTTTCTGGTACTTTTTAAGACAACTGAAAAAGTTTAAGAAGTCCACTGGGGAGATAGTTTCTGTTAAGCCTATTTCAGAAAAGTCACCAACAAAAATCAAGAACTTTGGTATTTGGCTCAG GTATGACTCACGTTCAGGAACTCACAATATGTACCGAGAGTACAGGGATTTGAGTGTTTCTGGAGCAGTTACTCAATGCTATAGGGATATGGGAGCACGTCATCGTGCTAGAGCTCATGCAATCCAG attattAAAGTAGAACAAGTCAAAGCGGCTGACACCAGGAGACCTCAGGTCAAACAGTTCCATGACTCAAAGATACGCTTCCCACTTCCTAAGCGTATCCAGCACAAGTCCATGAACTTGTTCTCTGTGCGTAAACCAAGAACATATTTCttgtaa
- the RpL5 gene encoding large ribosomal subunit protein uL18: MGFVKVVKNKQYFKRFQVKFKRRREGKTDYYARKRLIVQVKNKYNTPKYRLIVRLSNKDITCQVAYSRIEGDKIVCAAYSHELPRYGVKVGLTNYAAAYCTGLLVARRLLKQLGLDKFYEGSLEVGGNEYNAEAVEHGPGAFRCYLDVGLNRTSTGARVFAAMKGAVDGGLNIPHSTKRFPGYDAESKNFNAEIHRAHIFGQHVADYMRALEEDDQEGFKRQFSQYIKLGINADQIEGIYKNAHSAIRADPAAEKKAEKPASAAQPVQKGKNSRKLTLLERKDRIAQKKKSFLAKLQDQED, from the exons atg gGATTCgtcaaagttgttaaaaacaaacagTACTTCAAGAGGTTTCAAGTCAAATTTAAGAGGCGCAGGGAAGGAAAAACTGATTATTATGCCCGTAAACGTCTCATCGTACAAGTGAAAAACAAGTACAATACCCCTAAATACCGCTTAATTGTTCGTCTCTCCAATAAAGACATTACCTGCCAAGTGGCTTATTCTAGAATTGAAGGGGACAAGATTGTATGTGCTGCATACTCACATGAACTGCCAAG gtatgGTGTAAAAGTTGGCTTAACAAATTATGCTGCTGCTTATTGCACTGGGCTCCTTGTGGCTCGTCGACTTTTGAAGCAGTTGGGCCTGGATAAATTTTATGAGGGTTCCCTTGAAGTTGGTGGGAACGAATATAATGCAGAGGCTGTCGAACACGGACCCGGCGCTTTcag GTGTTACCTCGATGTAGGTCTAAATAGGACCTCTACAGGAGCCCGTGTGTTTGCAGCTATGAAAGGCGCAGTTGATGGTGGCTTAAATATTCCTCATTCCACCAAAAGGTTCCCAGGTTATGATGCAGAATCTAAGAACTTCAATGCTGAGATTCACAGAGCTCACATCTTTGGGCAACATGTTGCTGATTATATGAGAGCCTTGGAAGAGGATGATCAAGAAGGATTTAAGAGACAGTTCAGTCAGTACATTAAGTTGGGAATCAATGCTGACCag atcGAGGGTATCTACAAAAACGCCCATTCCGCCATCCGGGCTGATCCAGCTGCAGAAAAGAAGGCCGAGAAGCCTGCATCTGCTGCCCAACCCGTTCAAAAGGGAAAGAACTCCAGGAAGCTCACCCTCCTCGAGCGCAAAGATCGCATTGCGCAGAAAAAGAAGAGCTTCTTGGCCAAGTTGCAGGATCAAgaagattaa